The window TGAAGATGGTCAAGTCTATCAGATACAACTGCGTAATATGCAAGAAACTAGACAAAAGACTGACTGAGCAAATTATGGGAAAATTACCAGTGGACAGATTAAAGCCGTCTCCCGCCTGGACTTGTACTGCTATTGATCTATTTGGACCATTCAAAATTCGAGACGAGGTGAAGAAAAGAACGACTGGGAAAACATATGGAGTGATCTTCAACTGTTTAGGCACCCGCGCAGTACATGTAGATCTAGCCGCGGATTATAGCACTGAGAAATTCCTTATGGTCCTGCGAAGATTTGCATCTATTCGAGGGTATCCTTCGAAACTATATTCCGACAATGGACCTCAGCTGGTTGCCGCAAAtgaagaattaaaaaatgtggtACAAGGTTGGAATCAAGAGCAACTAAAACAATTTGGCGTGATGGAAGGATTCAAGTGGGATTCTGCCCCAGCTGATGCACCATGGCAAAACGGAGTGTCAGAAGCGTTAGTGAAATCGGTGAAGCGAGCGATAACAGCAGCTATAAGTGATCATGTCATGGCATTCTCAGAACTCCAAACCGTTTGCTTCGAGGTAGCAAACCTTGTAAATGAAAGACCTATCGGAAGACACCCTACGTCTCCAGATGATGGCACTTATTTACGTCCCAATGACTTACTACTAGGCAGAGCAACTTCACGAGTGCCAAGCGGGCCTTTCAGAGAGCCTTCCAATCCTCGTCAGCGATTCAAATTTGTCCAGAATGTTGTGAACTACTTCTGGAAGAAATGGACAAGGGACTACTTTCCAAGCTAACTAATTCATCCAAAGTGGCACACGGCTCAACGCAATCTTAGGGAAGGTGACGTAGTGCTCATCCAAGATACTAACCAAATCAGAGGACAATGGAAACTTGGTGTCGTCCTCAAGACATTTCCTGGAGAAGACGGAAGAGTCAGGAGAGTACAAGTACAGTACAAAAATCCCAAACCGGGGGAAGCCGTCAGCGAATATCATGGAAGAGGCTTTGTTACCGTCGAGCGAGCAGTGAATAAATTGGTTGTTCTTATACCAAAGGAGGAAGCAGAAGATAAAAACAAAACCTGATTGTTTCCTTTCAGTATCTTTTGAACTTTGACTCTAGTTGTAACTTTTTCATTCCCGGGGGAGTGTTTCGTTCtaacacaaaattaatgcatgacGTTTTATGAGGCATACGTAACAATGCTTTATGTAATAGATTAATAAGATCGTTGAAGCCGACACTACTAGTCGCAGATTTGAGAGACACCAATGGGTATGTAAATATCGTTCTTTGTTAATGTCTATTAATCCCGGCATTTGTTAACTACAAGTCTAATCATTCTGTTGATAGATTTCGAATACTTTCCTGTAAACAAGATGAGTGAATAAACTGTGGAATATTTGGAACCTAGGCGATTGTTGCGACTAGCAGTACAAAAAGGGTCACTGTGCTCTCAATTAATCCAAACTTCACAAGTGAACACTCTTCTGATGTaaggcttttcttttaagaatgaGGAAATTCAGGCCTTGCGAAGAGCGTATTTAAA of the Montipora capricornis isolate CH-2021 chromosome 7, ASM3666992v2, whole genome shotgun sequence genome contains:
- the LOC138056110 gene encoding uncharacterized protein encodes the protein MDPASLSSPESEWPIHKTLTKEQLPELIKIASTITKPFRKDDKDTLASRINIDRYSDFGKLIRVTARILTMYQRKPKSSFKHAGQSLTPSDIAKAEKFWIMEVQKSMYKDVEKGRYKRLCPRKNTDGIYVVGGRGERWIEMSHNKNEVILLPYDHRFSRLYSEHIHKRGHLGVLSTASKIRTRFWIVKLLKMVKSIRYNCVICKKLDKRLTEQIMGKLPVDRLKPSPAWTCTAIDLFGPFKIRDEVKKRTTGKTYGVIFNCLGTRAVHVDLAADYSTEKFLMVLRRFASIRGYPSKLYSDNGPQLVAANEELKNVVQGWNQEQLKQFGVMEGFKWDSAPADAPWQNGVSEALVKSVKRAITAAISDHVMAFSELQTVCFEVANLVNERPIGRHPTSPDDGTYLRPNDLLLGRATSRVPSGPFREPSNPRQRFKFVQNVVNYFWKKWTRDYFPS